In Juglans microcarpa x Juglans regia isolate MS1-56 chromosome 8D, Jm3101_v1.0, whole genome shotgun sequence, the following are encoded in one genomic region:
- the LOC121243665 gene encoding putative receptor protein kinase ZmPK1 — protein MANRDQPVNGRRSKLSLLKTGNLILTDAGKFKVWATNTRSLSPVHLSLYNTGNLVLQNMEGVTLWESFDFPTDTLLPQQLLTRNTRLVSSRSQTNYSTGFYKLFFDNDNLLHLLYDGLEVSSVYWPDPWLISWEAGRSTYNRSRIAVLDTFGNFSSSDDFTFMAADYGRNLHRRLRIGYDGDVRLYSWDEEGQTWFVSWQAIQRPCKIYGICGANSLCSYIVGSDRKCSCLPGYKMKNLTDWSDGCEPEFHLSCNRNESSFLLLSRVEFFGYDYGFFPNYTFDECKNLCLQLCNCKAFQFTFFRERDSSSCYPKTMLLNGYRSPDFQGDLYLRLPERNLFSYANSVQDFTLVCSSKGTVQLERTYKRSQENGIVKFLLWFACGVGGLEIICIFLVWCLLSRTQQASSVDKQGYLVAVTGFRRFTYAELKKATKDFNEEIGRGAGGIVYKGILPDNRVVAIKRLNEPNQGEGEFLAEVSIIGRINHINLIEMWGNCAEGNRRLLVYEYMEHGTLSQNLSSHALDWKKRFDIAVGTAKGLAYLHEECLEWVLHCDVKPQNILLDSNYQPKVADFGLSKLLNRNVENASFSRIRGTRGYMAPEWVFNLPITSKVDVYSYGIVVLEMVTGKGPTRGVHAIDSGGETEPKKLVAWVREKRNEAATMASWLEEVVDPILEGSYEKGKMETLITVALQCVEEEKDARQHEPSS, from the coding sequence AAACCGTGATCAGCCCGTTAATGGAAGGCGCTCCaagctctctctcctcaaaacTGGTAATCTTATCTTAACCGACGCTGGAAAGTTCAAAGTTTGGGCAACAAATACTCGGTCACTCTCCCCAGTACACTTATCTCTCTACAACACCGGTAATCTTGTCCTACAGAACATGGAAGGTGTTACTTTATGGGAAAGTTTTGATTTCCCAACAGACACCCTTCTTCCCCAACAACTACTCACTAGAAACACAAGGCTGGTCTCCTCCAGAAGCCAGACCAACTATTCCACTGGTTTTTACAAGCTCTTTTTCGATAACGATAACCTCCTCCACCTTCTTTATGACGGTCTTGAGGTTTCCAGCGTATACTGGCCAGACCCGTGGCTCATAAGCTGGGAAGCTGGAAGGTCCACGTATAACAGAAGTCGGATCGCAGTGCTTGATACATTCGGAAACTTCAGTTCTTCCGATGATTTTACTTTCATGGCAGCCGACTATGGGCGGAACCTTCACAGAAGACTGAGAATTGGTTATGATGGTGATGTTCGATTGTACAGTTGGGATGAGGAAGGGCAAACATGGTTTGTGTCTTGGCAAGCCATACAGAGACCTTGCAAGATTTATGGTATTTGCGGGGCAAACAGCCTTTGCAGCTATATTGTTGGTTCTGATAGGAAATGTTCATGCCTCCCAGgatataagatgaaaaatctaaCCGACTGGTCCGACGGGTGCGAACCCGAGTTTCATCTATCTTGCAATAGAAATGAGTCTAGCTTCCTACTGTTATCCCGTGTTGAATTCTTTGGTTATGATTATGGATTCTTCCCCAATTACACATTTGATGAATGTAAGAATTTATGTTTGCAACTGTGCAACTGCAAAGCGTTCCAATTCACCTTCTTCCGAGAACGTGATTCTTCAAGTTGCTACCCCAAGACGATGTTGCTTAATGGATATCGTTCCCCGGATTTCCAAGGTGACCTCTATTTAAGACTGCCTGAAAGAAATCTCTTCTCCTACGCAAATTCTGTACAAGATTTCACACTAGTTTGCTCAAGTAAAGGCACAGTGCAACTGGAGAGAACGTATAAGAGAAGCCAGGAAAATGGGATAGTGAAATTCTTGCTCTGGTTTGCATGTGGAGTAGGAGGACTTGAAATCATCTGTATCTTTTTGGTGTGGTGTCTTTTGAGTAGAACCCAGCAAGCTTCTAGTGTAGACAAACAGGGCTATCTTGTTGCTGTCACTGGGTTCAGAAGATTTACCTATGCCGAGCTCAAGAAGGCAACAAAAGATTTTAATGAGGAGATTGGAAGAGGTGCAGGAGGAATTGTGTACAAAGGGATATTGCCTGACAATCGAGTTGTAGCAATCAAGCGTCTCAATGAACCGAACCAAGGAGAAGGTGAATTTCTAGCTGAAGTAAGCATCATCGGGAGGATTAACCACATCAACTTAATTGAGATGTGGGGGAATTGCGCAGAGGGAAACCGTAGGCTTTTGGTGTACGAGTACATGGAACATGGTACTTTATCCCAAAACCTCTCATCCCATGCACTTGATTGGAAGAAAAGGTTTGACATTGCCGTAGGCACAGCGAAAGGCCTAGCTTATCTGCATGAAGAGTGCTTGGAGTGGGTTTTACACTGTGATGTAAAACCACAAAACATACTCCTAGACTCTAACTATCAACCAAAGGTGGCAGATTTTGGGTTGTCTAAGTTACTAAATAGAAACGTCGAGAATGCAAGCTTCTCAAGAATAAGAGGAACCCGAGGGTACATGGCTCCAGAGTGGGTTTTCAATCTTCCTATCACCTCCAAAGTAGATGTTTATAGCTACGGAATTGTTGTATTGGAGATGGTGACGGGAAAGGGACCAACAAGGGGTGTCCATGCTATAGATAGTGGAGGGGAGACAGAACCCAAAAAGTTGGTTGCTTGGGTGAGGGAAAAAAGGAATGAAGCGGCTACAATGGCTTCTTGGCTTGAGGAGGTCGTTGACCCAATACTGGAAGGCAGTTACGAAAAGGGTAAGATGGAAACTCTGATAACAGTTGCTTTGCAAtgtgtagaggaagagaaagacgCAAGACAGCATGAGCCAAGTAGCTGA